From Neisseria musculi, the proteins below share one genomic window:
- the rplV gene encoding 50S ribosomal protein L22, protein MRVNAQHKNARISAQKARLVADLIRGKDVAQALNILAFSPKKGAELVKKVLESAVANAEHNDGADIDELKVVAIFVDKGPSLKRFQARAKGRGNRIEKQTCHINVTVGN, encoded by the coding sequence ATGAGAGTAAATGCACAACATAAAAATGCTCGTATCTCTGCACAGAAAGCCCGCTTGGTTGCAGACTTGATTCGAGGCAAAGACGTTGCTCAAGCTTTGAATATCTTGGCATTTAGCCCGAAAAAAGGTGCTGAACTAGTGAAGAAGGTGTTGGAGTCTGCTGTTGCCAATGCAGAGCATAATGACGGCGCCGATATTGATGAGCTTAAAGTGGTTGCTATTTTTGTTGACAAAGGGCCGAGTCTGAAACGTTTTCAGGCACGTGCCAAGGGTCGTGGTAACCGCATTGAAAAACAAACCTGTCATATCAATGTGACAGTAGGCAATTAA
- the rplB gene encoding 50S ribosomal protein L2 translates to MAIVKMKPTSAGRRGMIRVTTEGLYKGAPYAALVEKKSSTAGRNNNGHITTRHKGGGHKHHYRVVDFKRNKDSIPAKVERIEYDPNRTAHIALLCYADGERRYIIAPRGVKVGAVLVSGAESAIKVGNTLPIRNIPVGTTIHCIEMKPGKGAQIARSAGASAVLLAKEGVYAQVRLRSGEVRKIHVDCRATIGEVGNEEQSLKKIGKAGANRWRGIRPTVRGVVMNPVDHPHGGGEGRTGEAREPVSPWGTPSKGYRTRNNKRTDNMIVRRRYSNKG, encoded by the coding sequence ATGGCTATTGTAAAAATGAAGCCTACCTCTGCTGGCCGTCGCGGTATGATTCGCGTAACCACGGAAGGTTTGTATAAAGGTGCGCCGTATGCCGCTTTGGTTGAGAAGAAGAGCTCTACTGCCGGTCGCAATAATAACGGCCATATCACCACCCGCCACAAAGGTGGCGGGCATAAGCACCACTACCGTGTGGTGGACTTTAAGCGTAATAAAGACAGTATTCCTGCAAAAGTAGAACGCATAGAGTATGATCCGAACCGAACTGCTCATATTGCCCTGTTGTGCTATGCAGACGGCGAGCGCCGCTATATTATTGCTCCGCGTGGTGTTAAAGTGGGTGCGGTATTGGTTTCTGGTGCTGAATCTGCGATTAAAGTGGGAAATACCCTACCTATCCGCAATATCCCAGTGGGTACAACCATTCATTGTATTGAGATGAAGCCGGGGAAAGGTGCGCAAATTGCACGCTCTGCTGGTGCTTCTGCGGTATTGCTTGCCAAAGAAGGTGTTTATGCTCAGGTTCGTCTGCGCTCGGGAGAGGTGCGCAAAATCCATGTGGATTGCCGTGCCACTATCGGGGAGGTGGGTAATGAAGAGCAGAGTCTGAAAAAAATCGGTAAAGCTGGAGCTAACCGTTGGCGCGGTATCCGACCGACTGTACGTGGTGTGGTAATGAATCCGGTTGACCACCCTCATGGCGGTGGTGAAGGTCGTACTGGTGAAGCGCGCGAGCCGGTTAGCCCGTGGGGTACGCCTTCCAAGGGCTATCGTACTCGTAACAACAAACGCACGGACAATATGATTGTTCGCCGCCGTTACTCAAATAAAGGTTAA
- the rplD gene encoding 50S ribosomal protein L4 has product MELKVIDATGQVSGSLAVSDVLFAREYNEALVHQLVTAFLANARSGNRAQKTRAEVKHSTKKPWRQKGTGRARSGMTSSPLWRKGGRAFPNKPDENFTQKVNRKMYRAGMATILSQLVRDERLFAIDALTAETPKTKVFAEQVKNLGLEQVLFVTKQLDENVYLASRNLPNVLVLEAQQIDPYSLLRYKKIVITKDAVAQLEEQWV; this is encoded by the coding sequence ATGGAATTAAAAGTAATTGATGCTACAGGGCAGGTTTCGGGCAGTTTGGCTGTTTCCGATGTTTTATTTGCCCGTGAATACAATGAAGCGTTGGTTCATCAGCTGGTTACTGCTTTCTTGGCAAATGCCCGCTCAGGCAATCGTGCTCAGAAAACTCGTGCAGAAGTAAAGCACTCTACCAAAAAGCCGTGGCGTCAGAAAGGTACCGGTCGTGCGCGCTCCGGTATGACCTCTTCTCCGCTGTGGCGCAAAGGGGGGCGTGCGTTTCCCAATAAGCCTGATGAAAACTTTACCCAAAAAGTCAACCGAAAAATGTACCGTGCCGGTATGGCGACTATTCTGTCGCAATTGGTTCGTGACGAGCGTCTTTTTGCTATTGATGCGCTAACCGCTGAAACACCGAAAACGAAGGTATTTGCAGAACAGGTGAAAAATCTAGGCTTGGAGCAGGTTTTGTTTGTTACCAAGCAGTTGGATGAAAATGTTTATCTGGCTTCGCGTAATTTGCCTAACGTATTGGTTTTGGAAGCCCAGCAAATTGATCCTTACAGCTTGCTGCGTTACAAAAAAATAGTGATAACCAAAGATGCGGTTGCACAGTTGGAGGAGCAGTGGGTATGA
- the rplW gene encoding 50S ribosomal protein L23, translating to MNQQRLTQVILAPVVSEKSNLLAEKRNQMTFKVLPNATKQEIKAAVELLFGVEVVSVTTATTKGKTKRFGRTIGRRSDVKKAYIGLAAGQELDLEAAAATADKE from the coding sequence ATGAATCAGCAACGTTTGACTCAAGTGATTTTGGCACCTGTTGTTTCCGAAAAAAGCAATTTGTTAGCCGAAAAGCGCAATCAGATGACTTTCAAAGTATTGCCCAATGCAACCAAGCAGGAAATCAAAGCTGCTGTTGAGTTGCTGTTTGGTGTCGAAGTAGTTTCTGTAACTACTGCGACCACTAAAGGCAAAACTAAACGTTTTGGCCGCACTATCGGCCGGCGCAGCGATGTGAAAAAAGCTTATATTGGCTTGGCTGCCGGTCAGGAGTTGGATTTGGAAGCTGCTGCGGCAACTGCAGATAAGGAATAA
- the rplC gene encoding 50S ribosomal protein L3 has product MTLGLVGRKVGMTRVFNEQGASVPVTVLDMSANRVTQVKSKDTDGYAAVQVTFGQKKANRVNKAESGHFAKAGVEAGRGLMEFAVSAEKLGGLKVGGEVTVAMFEAGQLVDVTGTSKGKGFSGTIKRHNFGAQRTSHGNSRSHRVPGSIGMAQDPGRVFPGKRMAGQYGNTRATVQNLEIVRVDAERQLLLVKGAVPGAVNSDVVVRPSVKVGA; this is encoded by the coding sequence ATGACGTTAGGTCTGGTTGGGCGCAAAGTGGGCATGACCCGTGTGTTTAACGAACAGGGTGCTTCTGTTCCGGTAACCGTGTTGGATATGTCTGCTAACCGCGTCACTCAAGTAAAATCCAAAGATACCGATGGCTATGCCGCCGTTCAGGTTACCTTTGGTCAGAAAAAAGCAAACCGTGTGAACAAAGCCGAATCCGGTCACTTCGCCAAAGCAGGAGTGGAAGCGGGGCGGGGCTTGATGGAGTTTGCTGTTTCTGCGGAAAAATTGGGCGGGTTGAAGGTGGGCGGAGAAGTTACCGTTGCCATGTTTGAAGCCGGTCAATTAGTCGATGTAACCGGTACCTCTAAGGGTAAAGGTTTCTCGGGTACTATCAAGCGCCATAATTTCGGCGCGCAACGTACTTCTCACGGTAACTCCCGTTCGCACCGTGTTCCCGGTTCTATCGGTATGGCGCAAGATCCCGGCCGTGTATTTCCGGGTAAGCGTATGGCCGGTCAATATGGTAACACTAGGGCAACTGTCCAAAATCTGGAAATTGTGAGAGTGGATGCCGAGCGCCAGCTGTTGTTGGTCAAGGGTGCCGTTCCCGGGGCAGTAAACAGTGATGTGGTGGTGCGTCCCAGTGTGAAGGTAGGTGCGTAA
- the rpsS gene encoding 30S ribosomal protein S19, whose product MARSLKKGPYVDLHLLKKVDAARAKNDKRPIKTWSRRSTILPDFIGLTIAVHNGRTHVPVFISDNMVGHKLGEFSLTRTFKGHLADKKAKKK is encoded by the coding sequence ATGGCTCGTTCATTAAAAAAAGGCCCATATGTAGACCTGCATTTGCTGAAAAAAGTAGATGCTGCTCGTGCAAAAAACGACAAACGCCCGATTAAAACGTGGTCGCGTCGTTCAACTATTCTGCCTGATTTTATCGGTTTGACTATTGCTGTACATAATGGCCGTACCCATGTGCCGGTGTTTATCAGCGACAATATGGTCGGCCATAAATTGGGTGAGTTCTCATTGACCCGTACCTTTAAAGGCCACTTGGCTGATAAGAAGGCTAAAAAGAAATAA